From the Anser cygnoides isolate HZ-2024a breed goose chromosome 24, Taihu_goose_T2T_genome, whole genome shotgun sequence genome, one window contains:
- the CEP85 gene encoding centrosomal protein of 85 kDa isoform X4, with protein sequence MAALEKHPDLRLQQNSPSAPSPTQKSRFSETDWKTPMLSVKFQSRISRCSSVADSGDAGIGTSCSDSTEDFCNSSNGSSFQPIKTQVTIPTAHVMPSTLGASPSKLCLAGEQSCSQSTSKTAMPGSASEHAGLMRNGDFSAGKSSQVPPRDLLRLYGTSGENGFEQSWHPVSDHMRTEDTWKFDTPAIERTLNQSVFLDSLCADPLHRFQKFNPNSGAAEAGKEHYKVLPESKQAAGANGVCETQDGTWPNGGRLMPTGLQANNFFSKPVTPSSRSWMQDTCALHPHERVCELSAWKQQLENVRLQIEQMQLQNGGACHHPSLYSPSLPAPDPAQWINILNSNENLLKEKELLIDRQRQHISQLEQKVRESELQVHSALLGCAAPYGDVYMLRMQELQRENTFLRAQFAEKTESLSKEKIELERKLAAAEVDAKLIRETLKETMQKHAEELKKQEERIKGRDKHINNLKKKCQKESEQNRERQQRIETLERYLADLPTLEDHQKQSQKLKESELKSTALQETVLALETELGDVRAAFREQEMQLETQKHKELELLSTVRSLQDKVQQCVKNVERGPLAQDGEKQQKIENDSLKKECDCLKKIVDKQQKKMEQLSLQVKNLEEQVAQEEGTSQALKEEAMRRENALQQLRTAVKELSVQNQDLIEKNLTLQERLRQAELTTQPLPAETAHLAQELHAELASCLQDLQSVYSIVTQRAQGKDPNLSLLLGIRSAQYSAKEKDDLLSPDVLAKKLVEVKQLHKEVEDLRTAISDRYAQDMGDNCITQ encoded by the exons ATGGCTGCTCTTGAGAAACACCCAGACCTGAGGCTCCAGCAGAACAGTCCATCGG ctcccagccccactcaGAAGAGTCGTTTCTCAGAGACCGACTGGAAGACGCCGATGTTGTCCGTGAAGTTCCAGAGCCGCATCAGTCGCTGCTCGAGTGTGGCCGACAGCGGGGATGCAGGCATTGGGACCTCCTGCTCAGACAGCACAGAAG ACTTTTGCAATTCCAGTAACGGTTCCTCATTCCAGCCCATCAAAACCCAAGTGACCATCCCGACAGCCCATGTTATGCCATCCACGTTGGGTGCCTCGCCCTCCAAGCTGTGCTTggcaggggagcagagctgtTCGCAGAGTACTTCCAAAACTGCTATGCCAGGTTCGGCTTCTGAACACGCAGGACTCATGAGAAACGGAGACTTTAGTGCCGGGAAGTCATCTCAGGTGCCGCCCAGGGATCTCTTGCGTCTCTACGGGACTTCAGGGGAAAATGGTTTTGAGCAATCCTGGCATCCTGTTTCTGATCACATGAGAACAGAAGATACTTGGAAGTTTGACACCCCTGCCATTGAGCGCACCCTTAATCAGTCTGTCTTTCTGGATAGTTTGTGCGCCGACCCTCTCCACAGGTTTCAGAAGTTCAATCCGAACTCCGGGGCAGCTGAAGCAGGGAAGGAACATTATAAGGTGCTGCCAGAGAGCAAGCAGGCTGCAGGGGCTAATGGAGTCTGTGAAACCCAGGACGGAACGTGGCCAAATGGCGGCAGGCTGATGCCAACGGGACTCCAGGCTaacaatttcttttcaaaaccaGTAACTCCTTCGTCTCGATCTTGGATGCAAGACACCTGCGCGCTACATCCGCATGAGAGGGTCTGCGAGCTCAGTGCTTGGAAACAACAGCTGGAGAACGTGCGGTTGCAAATAGAGCAAATGCAG TTACAAAACGGAGGTGCCTGCCACCACCCCTCCCTGTATTCTCCTTCACTACCTGCACCTGATCCAGCCCAGTGGATCAATATCCTGAACTCCAATGAAAACCTGCTCAAGGAGAAAGAGCTCCTTATTGACAG gCAAAGGCAGCACATATCCCAGTTGGAGCAGAAGGTCCGGGAAAGTGAACTGCAGGTTCACAGTGCCCTGCTTGGCTGTGCAGCGCCCTATGGAGATGTCTACATGTTGAGAATGCAG GAGCTGCAACGGGAGAACACGTTTCTCCGAGCACAGTTCGCAGAGAAGACTGAATCCCTCAGTAAGGAAAAGATTGAATTGGAGAGAAAactggctgctgcagaggtggATGCAAAGCTGATCCGAGAAACGCTGAAGGAAACTATGCAGAAACATGCAGAGGAGTTaaagaagcaggaagaaagg ATAAAGGGAAGAGACAAACACATTAAtaatcttaaaaagaaatgccagaAGGAATCTGAACAAAACAGGGAGAGGCAACAGAGAATCGAGACCCTGGAACGATACCTGGCTGATCTGCCAACTCTTGAGGACCACCAGAAACAGAGTCAGAAG CTAAAGGAATCTGAACTGAAGAGTACTGCTCTGCAAGAAACAGTGCTGGCACTGGAAACAGAGCTTGGAGATGTCCGGGCTGCGTTCAGGGAGCAAGAGATGCAGCTGGAAACCCAAAAACACAAGGAACTGGAGCTTCTTTCTACTGTGCGCAG CTTGCAGGACAAGGTGCAGCAGTGTGTCAAGAATGTGGAGAGAGGGCCTCTTGCACAGGATGGGGAGAAACAACAGAAGATAGAAAATGACTCTCTGAAGAAAGAATGTGACTGTCTCAAGAAG ATTGTGGACAAACAGCAGAAGAAGATGGAGCAGTTGTCTTTGCAAGTAAAG AACCTGGAAGAACAGGTGGCCCAGGAAGAGGGGACAAGCCAAGCTCTGAAAGAGGAGGCAATGAGAAGGGAAAACgcactgcagcagctccggACTGCTGTGAAAGAG CTTTCAGTGCAGAACCAGGATCTCATTGAGAAGAACCTGACCCTTCAGGAACGACTGCGGCAGGCAGAGCTAACGACTCAGCCGCTGCCTGCTGAGACAGCCCACCTTGCCCAGGAGCTGCACGCCGAGCTggccagctgcctgcaggattTGCAGTCTGTCTACAGCATTGTCACTCAGAGGGCGCAGGGCAAGGATCCCAatctctccctgctcctgggcaTTCGAT CTGCACAGTACTCAGCTAAGGAGAAGGATGACCTGCTGAGCCCCGATGTGCTTGCAAAAAAACTGGTGGAGGTAAAACAGCTTCACAAAGAGGTGGAGGACTTGAGGACGGCGATATCTGACAGATATGCTCAGGACATGGGAGACAACTGCATCACTCAGTAA
- the CEP85 gene encoding centrosomal protein of 85 kDa isoform X2, producing MLIKSAMLRYSGRRVADLTGANKMAALEKHPDLRLQQNSPSAPSPTQKSRFSETDWKTPMLSVKFQSRISRCSSVADSGDAGIGTSCSDSTEDFCNSSNGSSFQPIKTQVTIPTAHVMPSTLGASPSKLCLAGEQSCSQSTSKTAMPGSASEHAGLMRNGDFSAGKSSQVPPRDLLRLYGTSGENGFEQSWHPVSDHMRTEDTWKFDTPAIERTLNQSVFLDSLCADPLHRFQKFNPNSGAAEAGKEHYKVLPESKQAAGANGVCETQDGTWPNGGRLMPTGLQANNFFSKPVTPSSRSWMQDTCALHPHERVCELSAWKQQLENVRLQIEQMQLQNGGACHHPSLYSPSLPAPDPAQWINILNSNENLLKEKELLIDRQRQHISQLEQKVRESELQVHSALLGCAAPYGDVYMLRMQELQRENTFLRAQFAEKTESLSKEKIELERKLAAAEVDAKLIRETLKETMQKHAEELKKQEERIKGRDKHINNLKKKCQKESEQNRERQQRIETLERYLADLPTLEDHQKQSQKLKESELKSTALQETVLALETELGDVRAAFREQEMQLETQKHKELELLSTVRSLQDKVQQCVKNVERGPLAQDGEKQQKIENDSLKKECDCLKKIVDKQQKKMEQLSLQVKNLEEQVAQEEGTSQALKEEAMRRENALQQLRTAVKELSVQNQDLIEKNLTLQERLRQAELTTQPLPAETAHLAQELHAELASCLQDLQSVYSIVTQRAQGKDPNLSLLLGIRSAQYSAKEKDDLLSPDVLAKKLVEVKQLHKEVEDLRTAISDRYAQDMGDNCITQ from the exons ATGCTAATTAAATCTGCAATGCTGCGTTACTCTGGACGAAGGGTAGCTGAT TTGACTGGAGCAAATAAGATGGCTGCTCTTGAGAAACACCCAGACCTGAGGCTCCAGCAGAACAGTCCATCGG ctcccagccccactcaGAAGAGTCGTTTCTCAGAGACCGACTGGAAGACGCCGATGTTGTCCGTGAAGTTCCAGAGCCGCATCAGTCGCTGCTCGAGTGTGGCCGACAGCGGGGATGCAGGCATTGGGACCTCCTGCTCAGACAGCACAGAAG ACTTTTGCAATTCCAGTAACGGTTCCTCATTCCAGCCCATCAAAACCCAAGTGACCATCCCGACAGCCCATGTTATGCCATCCACGTTGGGTGCCTCGCCCTCCAAGCTGTGCTTggcaggggagcagagctgtTCGCAGAGTACTTCCAAAACTGCTATGCCAGGTTCGGCTTCTGAACACGCAGGACTCATGAGAAACGGAGACTTTAGTGCCGGGAAGTCATCTCAGGTGCCGCCCAGGGATCTCTTGCGTCTCTACGGGACTTCAGGGGAAAATGGTTTTGAGCAATCCTGGCATCCTGTTTCTGATCACATGAGAACAGAAGATACTTGGAAGTTTGACACCCCTGCCATTGAGCGCACCCTTAATCAGTCTGTCTTTCTGGATAGTTTGTGCGCCGACCCTCTCCACAGGTTTCAGAAGTTCAATCCGAACTCCGGGGCAGCTGAAGCAGGGAAGGAACATTATAAGGTGCTGCCAGAGAGCAAGCAGGCTGCAGGGGCTAATGGAGTCTGTGAAACCCAGGACGGAACGTGGCCAAATGGCGGCAGGCTGATGCCAACGGGACTCCAGGCTaacaatttcttttcaaaaccaGTAACTCCTTCGTCTCGATCTTGGATGCAAGACACCTGCGCGCTACATCCGCATGAGAGGGTCTGCGAGCTCAGTGCTTGGAAACAACAGCTGGAGAACGTGCGGTTGCAAATAGAGCAAATGCAG TTACAAAACGGAGGTGCCTGCCACCACCCCTCCCTGTATTCTCCTTCACTACCTGCACCTGATCCAGCCCAGTGGATCAATATCCTGAACTCCAATGAAAACCTGCTCAAGGAGAAAGAGCTCCTTATTGACAG gCAAAGGCAGCACATATCCCAGTTGGAGCAGAAGGTCCGGGAAAGTGAACTGCAGGTTCACAGTGCCCTGCTTGGCTGTGCAGCGCCCTATGGAGATGTCTACATGTTGAGAATGCAG GAGCTGCAACGGGAGAACACGTTTCTCCGAGCACAGTTCGCAGAGAAGACTGAATCCCTCAGTAAGGAAAAGATTGAATTGGAGAGAAAactggctgctgcagaggtggATGCAAAGCTGATCCGAGAAACGCTGAAGGAAACTATGCAGAAACATGCAGAGGAGTTaaagaagcaggaagaaagg ATAAAGGGAAGAGACAAACACATTAAtaatcttaaaaagaaatgccagaAGGAATCTGAACAAAACAGGGAGAGGCAACAGAGAATCGAGACCCTGGAACGATACCTGGCTGATCTGCCAACTCTTGAGGACCACCAGAAACAGAGTCAGAAG CTAAAGGAATCTGAACTGAAGAGTACTGCTCTGCAAGAAACAGTGCTGGCACTGGAAACAGAGCTTGGAGATGTCCGGGCTGCGTTCAGGGAGCAAGAGATGCAGCTGGAAACCCAAAAACACAAGGAACTGGAGCTTCTTTCTACTGTGCGCAG CTTGCAGGACAAGGTGCAGCAGTGTGTCAAGAATGTGGAGAGAGGGCCTCTTGCACAGGATGGGGAGAAACAACAGAAGATAGAAAATGACTCTCTGAAGAAAGAATGTGACTGTCTCAAGAAG ATTGTGGACAAACAGCAGAAGAAGATGGAGCAGTTGTCTTTGCAAGTAAAG AACCTGGAAGAACAGGTGGCCCAGGAAGAGGGGACAAGCCAAGCTCTGAAAGAGGAGGCAATGAGAAGGGAAAACgcactgcagcagctccggACTGCTGTGAAAGAG CTTTCAGTGCAGAACCAGGATCTCATTGAGAAGAACCTGACCCTTCAGGAACGACTGCGGCAGGCAGAGCTAACGACTCAGCCGCTGCCTGCTGAGACAGCCCACCTTGCCCAGGAGCTGCACGCCGAGCTggccagctgcctgcaggattTGCAGTCTGTCTACAGCATTGTCACTCAGAGGGCGCAGGGCAAGGATCCCAatctctccctgctcctgggcaTTCGAT CTGCACAGTACTCAGCTAAGGAGAAGGATGACCTGCTGAGCCCCGATGTGCTTGCAAAAAAACTGGTGGAGGTAAAACAGCTTCACAAAGAGGTGGAGGACTTGAGGACGGCGATATCTGACAGATATGCTCAGGACATGGGAGACAACTGCATCACTCAGTAA
- the CEP85 gene encoding centrosomal protein of 85 kDa isoform X5, protein MPSTLGASPSKLCLAGEQSCSQSTSKTAMPGSASEHAGLMRNGDFSAGKSSQVPPRDLLRLYGTSGENGFEQSWHPVSDHMRTEDTWKFDTPAIERTLNQSVFLDSLCADPLHRFQKFNPNSGAAEAGKEHYKVLPESKQAAGANGVCETQDGTWPNGGRLMPTGLQANNFFSKPVTPSSRSWMQDTCALHPHERVCELSAWKQQLENVRLQIEQMQLQNGGACHHPSLYSPSLPAPDPAQWINILNSNENLLKEKELLIDRQRQHISQLEQKVRESELQVHSALLGCAAPYGDVYMLRMQELQRENTFLRAQFAEKTESLSKEKIELERKLAAAEVDAKLIRETLKETMQKHAEELKKQEERIKGRDKHINNLKKKCQKESEQNRERQQRIETLERYLADLPTLEDHQKQSQKLKESELKSTALQETVLALETELGDVRAAFREQEMQLETQKHKELELLSTVRSLQDKVQQCVKNVERGPLAQDGEKQQKIENDSLKKECDCLKKIVDKQQKKMEQLSLQVKNLEEQVAQEEGTSQALKEEAMRRENALQQLRTAVKELSVQNQDLIEKNLTLQERLRQAELTTQPLPAETAHLAQELHAELASCLQDLQSVYSIVTQRAQGKDPNLSLLLGIRSAQYSAKEKDDLLSPDVLAKKLVEVKQLHKEVEDLRTAISDRYAQDMGDNCITQ, encoded by the exons ATGCCATCCACGTTGGGTGCCTCGCCCTCCAAGCTGTGCTTggcaggggagcagagctgtTCGCAGAGTACTTCCAAAACTGCTATGCCAGGTTCGGCTTCTGAACACGCAGGACTCATGAGAAACGGAGACTTTAGTGCCGGGAAGTCATCTCAGGTGCCGCCCAGGGATCTCTTGCGTCTCTACGGGACTTCAGGGGAAAATGGTTTTGAGCAATCCTGGCATCCTGTTTCTGATCACATGAGAACAGAAGATACTTGGAAGTTTGACACCCCTGCCATTGAGCGCACCCTTAATCAGTCTGTCTTTCTGGATAGTTTGTGCGCCGACCCTCTCCACAGGTTTCAGAAGTTCAATCCGAACTCCGGGGCAGCTGAAGCAGGGAAGGAACATTATAAGGTGCTGCCAGAGAGCAAGCAGGCTGCAGGGGCTAATGGAGTCTGTGAAACCCAGGACGGAACGTGGCCAAATGGCGGCAGGCTGATGCCAACGGGACTCCAGGCTaacaatttcttttcaaaaccaGTAACTCCTTCGTCTCGATCTTGGATGCAAGACACCTGCGCGCTACATCCGCATGAGAGGGTCTGCGAGCTCAGTGCTTGGAAACAACAGCTGGAGAACGTGCGGTTGCAAATAGAGCAAATGCAG TTACAAAACGGAGGTGCCTGCCACCACCCCTCCCTGTATTCTCCTTCACTACCTGCACCTGATCCAGCCCAGTGGATCAATATCCTGAACTCCAATGAAAACCTGCTCAAGGAGAAAGAGCTCCTTATTGACAG gCAAAGGCAGCACATATCCCAGTTGGAGCAGAAGGTCCGGGAAAGTGAACTGCAGGTTCACAGTGCCCTGCTTGGCTGTGCAGCGCCCTATGGAGATGTCTACATGTTGAGAATGCAG GAGCTGCAACGGGAGAACACGTTTCTCCGAGCACAGTTCGCAGAGAAGACTGAATCCCTCAGTAAGGAAAAGATTGAATTGGAGAGAAAactggctgctgcagaggtggATGCAAAGCTGATCCGAGAAACGCTGAAGGAAACTATGCAGAAACATGCAGAGGAGTTaaagaagcaggaagaaagg ATAAAGGGAAGAGACAAACACATTAAtaatcttaaaaagaaatgccagaAGGAATCTGAACAAAACAGGGAGAGGCAACAGAGAATCGAGACCCTGGAACGATACCTGGCTGATCTGCCAACTCTTGAGGACCACCAGAAACAGAGTCAGAAG CTAAAGGAATCTGAACTGAAGAGTACTGCTCTGCAAGAAACAGTGCTGGCACTGGAAACAGAGCTTGGAGATGTCCGGGCTGCGTTCAGGGAGCAAGAGATGCAGCTGGAAACCCAAAAACACAAGGAACTGGAGCTTCTTTCTACTGTGCGCAG CTTGCAGGACAAGGTGCAGCAGTGTGTCAAGAATGTGGAGAGAGGGCCTCTTGCACAGGATGGGGAGAAACAACAGAAGATAGAAAATGACTCTCTGAAGAAAGAATGTGACTGTCTCAAGAAG ATTGTGGACAAACAGCAGAAGAAGATGGAGCAGTTGTCTTTGCAAGTAAAG AACCTGGAAGAACAGGTGGCCCAGGAAGAGGGGACAAGCCAAGCTCTGAAAGAGGAGGCAATGAGAAGGGAAAACgcactgcagcagctccggACTGCTGTGAAAGAG CTTTCAGTGCAGAACCAGGATCTCATTGAGAAGAACCTGACCCTTCAGGAACGACTGCGGCAGGCAGAGCTAACGACTCAGCCGCTGCCTGCTGAGACAGCCCACCTTGCCCAGGAGCTGCACGCCGAGCTggccagctgcctgcaggattTGCAGTCTGTCTACAGCATTGTCACTCAGAGGGCGCAGGGCAAGGATCCCAatctctccctgctcctgggcaTTCGAT CTGCACAGTACTCAGCTAAGGAGAAGGATGACCTGCTGAGCCCCGATGTGCTTGCAAAAAAACTGGTGGAGGTAAAACAGCTTCACAAAGAGGTGGAGGACTTGAGGACGGCGATATCTGACAGATATGCTCAGGACATGGGAGACAACTGCATCACTCAGTAA
- the CEP85 gene encoding centrosomal protein of 85 kDa isoform X3 translates to MLIKSAMLRYSGRRLTGANKMAALEKHPDLRLQQNSPSAPSPTQKSRFSETDWKTPMLSVKFQSRISRCSSVADSGDAGIGTSCSDSTEDFCNSSNGSSFQPIKTQVTIPTAHVMPSTLGASPSKLCLAGEQSCSQSTSKTAMPGSASEHAGLMRNGDFSAGKSSQVPPRDLLRLYGTSGENGFEQSWHPVSDHMRTEDTWKFDTPAIERTLNQSVFLDSLCADPLHRFQKFNPNSGAAEAGKEHYKVLPESKQAAGANGVCETQDGTWPNGGRLMPTGLQANNFFSKPVTPSSRSWMQDTCALHPHERVCELSAWKQQLENVRLQIEQMQLQNGGACHHPSLYSPSLPAPDPAQWINILNSNENLLKEKELLIDRQRQHISQLEQKVRESELQVHSALLGCAAPYGDVYMLRMQELQRENTFLRAQFAEKTESLSKEKIELERKLAAAEVDAKLIRETLKETMQKHAEELKKQEERIKGRDKHINNLKKKCQKESEQNRERQQRIETLERYLADLPTLEDHQKQSQKLKESELKSTALQETVLALETELGDVRAAFREQEMQLETQKHKELELLSTVRSLQDKVQQCVKNVERGPLAQDGEKQQKIENDSLKKECDCLKKIVDKQQKKMEQLSLQVKNLEEQVAQEEGTSQALKEEAMRRENALQQLRTAVKELSVQNQDLIEKNLTLQERLRQAELTTQPLPAETAHLAQELHAELASCLQDLQSVYSIVTQRAQGKDPNLSLLLGIRSAQYSAKEKDDLLSPDVLAKKLVEVKQLHKEVEDLRTAISDRYAQDMGDNCITQ, encoded by the exons ATGCTAATTAAATCTGCAATGCTGCGTTACTCTGGACGAAGG TTGACTGGAGCAAATAAGATGGCTGCTCTTGAGAAACACCCAGACCTGAGGCTCCAGCAGAACAGTCCATCGG ctcccagccccactcaGAAGAGTCGTTTCTCAGAGACCGACTGGAAGACGCCGATGTTGTCCGTGAAGTTCCAGAGCCGCATCAGTCGCTGCTCGAGTGTGGCCGACAGCGGGGATGCAGGCATTGGGACCTCCTGCTCAGACAGCACAGAAG ACTTTTGCAATTCCAGTAACGGTTCCTCATTCCAGCCCATCAAAACCCAAGTGACCATCCCGACAGCCCATGTTATGCCATCCACGTTGGGTGCCTCGCCCTCCAAGCTGTGCTTggcaggggagcagagctgtTCGCAGAGTACTTCCAAAACTGCTATGCCAGGTTCGGCTTCTGAACACGCAGGACTCATGAGAAACGGAGACTTTAGTGCCGGGAAGTCATCTCAGGTGCCGCCCAGGGATCTCTTGCGTCTCTACGGGACTTCAGGGGAAAATGGTTTTGAGCAATCCTGGCATCCTGTTTCTGATCACATGAGAACAGAAGATACTTGGAAGTTTGACACCCCTGCCATTGAGCGCACCCTTAATCAGTCTGTCTTTCTGGATAGTTTGTGCGCCGACCCTCTCCACAGGTTTCAGAAGTTCAATCCGAACTCCGGGGCAGCTGAAGCAGGGAAGGAACATTATAAGGTGCTGCCAGAGAGCAAGCAGGCTGCAGGGGCTAATGGAGTCTGTGAAACCCAGGACGGAACGTGGCCAAATGGCGGCAGGCTGATGCCAACGGGACTCCAGGCTaacaatttcttttcaaaaccaGTAACTCCTTCGTCTCGATCTTGGATGCAAGACACCTGCGCGCTACATCCGCATGAGAGGGTCTGCGAGCTCAGTGCTTGGAAACAACAGCTGGAGAACGTGCGGTTGCAAATAGAGCAAATGCAG TTACAAAACGGAGGTGCCTGCCACCACCCCTCCCTGTATTCTCCTTCACTACCTGCACCTGATCCAGCCCAGTGGATCAATATCCTGAACTCCAATGAAAACCTGCTCAAGGAGAAAGAGCTCCTTATTGACAG gCAAAGGCAGCACATATCCCAGTTGGAGCAGAAGGTCCGGGAAAGTGAACTGCAGGTTCACAGTGCCCTGCTTGGCTGTGCAGCGCCCTATGGAGATGTCTACATGTTGAGAATGCAG GAGCTGCAACGGGAGAACACGTTTCTCCGAGCACAGTTCGCAGAGAAGACTGAATCCCTCAGTAAGGAAAAGATTGAATTGGAGAGAAAactggctgctgcagaggtggATGCAAAGCTGATCCGAGAAACGCTGAAGGAAACTATGCAGAAACATGCAGAGGAGTTaaagaagcaggaagaaagg ATAAAGGGAAGAGACAAACACATTAAtaatcttaaaaagaaatgccagaAGGAATCTGAACAAAACAGGGAGAGGCAACAGAGAATCGAGACCCTGGAACGATACCTGGCTGATCTGCCAACTCTTGAGGACCACCAGAAACAGAGTCAGAAG CTAAAGGAATCTGAACTGAAGAGTACTGCTCTGCAAGAAACAGTGCTGGCACTGGAAACAGAGCTTGGAGATGTCCGGGCTGCGTTCAGGGAGCAAGAGATGCAGCTGGAAACCCAAAAACACAAGGAACTGGAGCTTCTTTCTACTGTGCGCAG CTTGCAGGACAAGGTGCAGCAGTGTGTCAAGAATGTGGAGAGAGGGCCTCTTGCACAGGATGGGGAGAAACAACAGAAGATAGAAAATGACTCTCTGAAGAAAGAATGTGACTGTCTCAAGAAG ATTGTGGACAAACAGCAGAAGAAGATGGAGCAGTTGTCTTTGCAAGTAAAG AACCTGGAAGAACAGGTGGCCCAGGAAGAGGGGACAAGCCAAGCTCTGAAAGAGGAGGCAATGAGAAGGGAAAACgcactgcagcagctccggACTGCTGTGAAAGAG CTTTCAGTGCAGAACCAGGATCTCATTGAGAAGAACCTGACCCTTCAGGAACGACTGCGGCAGGCAGAGCTAACGACTCAGCCGCTGCCTGCTGAGACAGCCCACCTTGCCCAGGAGCTGCACGCCGAGCTggccagctgcctgcaggattTGCAGTCTGTCTACAGCATTGTCACTCAGAGGGCGCAGGGCAAGGATCCCAatctctccctgctcctgggcaTTCGAT CTGCACAGTACTCAGCTAAGGAGAAGGATGACCTGCTGAGCCCCGATGTGCTTGCAAAAAAACTGGTGGAGGTAAAACAGCTTCACAAAGAGGTGGAGGACTTGAGGACGGCGATATCTGACAGATATGCTCAGGACATGGGAGACAACTGCATCACTCAGTAA